From one Rattus norvegicus strain BN/NHsdMcwi chromosome 7, GRCr8, whole genome shotgun sequence genomic stretch:
- the Arc gene encoding activity-regulated cytoskeleton-associated protein isoform X1 has product MELDHMTTGGLHAYPAPRGGPAAKPNVILQIGKCRAEMLEHVRRTHRHLLTEVSKQVERELKGLHRSVGKLENNLDGYVPTGDSQRWKKSIKACLCRCQETIANLERWVKREMHVWREVFYRLERWADRLESMGGKYPVGSEPARHTVSVGVGGPEPYCQEADGYDYTVSPYAITPPPAAGELPEQESVGAQQYQSWVPGEDGQPSPGVDTQIFEDPREFLSHLEEYLRQVGGSEEYWLSQIQNHMNGPAKKWWEFKQGSVKNWVEFKKEFLQYSEGTLSREAIQRELDLPQKQGEPLDQFLWRKRDLYQTLYVDAEEEEIIQYVVGTLQPKFKRFLRHPLPKTLEQLIQRGMEVQDGLEQAAEPSVTPLPTEDETEALTPALTSESVASDRTQPE; this is encoded by the coding sequence ATGGAGCTGGACCATATGACGACCGGCGGCCTCCACGCCTACCCTGCCCCGCGGGGTGGGCCGGCCGCCAAACCCAATGTGATCCTGCAGATTGGTAAGTGCCGAGCTGAGATGCTGGAGCACGTACGGAGGACCCACCGGCATCTGTTGACCGAAGTGTCCAAGCAGGTGGAGCGAGAGCTGAAAGGGTTGCACAGGTCGGTGGGCAAGCTGGAGAACAACTTGGACGGCTATGTGCCCACGGGCGACTCACAGCGCTGGAAGAAGTCCATCAAGGCCTGTCTCTGCCGCTGCCAGGAGACCATCGCCAACCTGGAGCGCTGGGTCAAGCGTGAGATGCACGTGTGGAGGGAGGTCTTCTACCGTCTGGAGAGGTGGGCCGACCGCCTGGAGTCCATGGGCGGCAAGTACCCAGTGGGCAGCGAGCCGGCCCGCCACACTGTCTCTGTAGGTGTGGGGGGTCCAGAGCCCTACTGCCAGGAAGCTGATGGCTACGACTACACTGTTAGCCCCTATGCCATCACCCCGCCACCTGCCGCAGGAGAGCTGCCTGAGCAGGAGTCAGTTGGGGCTCAGCAATACCAGTCTTGGGTGCCAGGTGAGGATGGGCAACCAAGCCCAGGTGTGGATACCCAGATCTTTGAGGACCCACGGGAGTTCCTGAGCCACCTGGAAGAGTACCTGCGGCAGGTGGGTGGCTCTGAAGAATATTGGCTGTCCCAGATCCAGAACCACATGAATGGGCCAGCCAAGAAGTGGTGGGAGTTCAAACAGGGCTCGGTGAAGAACTGGGTGGAGTTCAAGAAGGAGTTTCTGCAGTACAGTGAGGGTACGCTCTCCCGCGAAGCCATTCAGCGGGAGCTGGACCTGCCACAGAAGCAGGGTGAGCCACTTGACCAGTTCCTCTGGCGTAAGCGGGACCTGTACCAGACACTGTATGTGGACgctgaggaggaggagatcaTTCAGTATGTGGTGGGCACCCTGCAGCCCAAGTTCAAGCGCTTTCTGCGCCACCCACTCCCCAAGACCCTGGAGCAGCTCATCCAGAGGGGCATGGAAGTTCAGGACGGCCTGGAGCAGGCAGCTGAGCCTTCTGTCACCCCTCTGCCCACAGAGGATGAGACTGAGGCACTCACGCCTGCTCTTACCAGCGAGTCAGTAGCCAGTGACAGGACCCAGCCTGAATAG